The Cuculus canorus isolate bCucCan1 chromosome 3, bCucCan1.pri, whole genome shotgun sequence DNA window GTTGAAGAGATCAGAGCCAGTATTTCCTATACATCAAGACCATTACTTGGATGGGGTTACATTCATAATCACACCAGGAAACGAAGGCAATCTAGGCAGTACCAAGGCTCATTTCTCTGGCTGAGCCATGCTGGTAAATGCAGGAATCAACTGGGACCCTGGGCAGGGAGATGTGCTCACTCCCCGGTGCAGCAGAGGGAGGGCAACGCCGCAATCTGGATGGTGTACACATTCAGGGGCAGTGAGGAAGACATAACCACTTTGCAGGGAAGCAGGCTGCCAGTGGCAGGACACCATAGCCCAAGGAGATGATCTGCCACTGCTGAAACACAGCCCACTCCTCAGAGCCAGCACCCCCCACATTCCTGCGGTTCCTTCAGAGACCACCACCAGGAGAGTTTACTTCCTGGTACAAACTAACAGCAACTGGAGGGAAAGTGAATGTGGCATTCAAACCCCTCTGCTTTGAATACTGTACCTTGTTTGCCACTAAAATCTCACTCCAGAAGTTACATTTCCCCTCAACATTATGTTGtgtctgcatttccttttcaaaagcactgaCTGTCAAAGAAAGCTGATTGCTGCCCGCAGGAAGCTGTGCTGGACTCTGTTTGCAAAATGAAGATGATAGGAGCTGTCAGGCATGGAAAACATACTCTGTGTTTATATCCTCCTTGCTGACAGATTATTTCGCTTTACCAATAAGTAGCTGGAAGTGGAACGGgttatttgttttgcatttcactttttGTCAGTAATTTTCCAGGGGAATCTCTCTAGTTCTGCTACCTGCTGCTAAAACAAGTCCTCAGAGGCAGCAGCGCCTAGTCTTTCCTCAGTAAGAGAGCAGCCTGGTTCTTCAagtttctgtttcatcttttgCTGGCATTTGAGGCTTGTCTACATCATAAAAATAAGACAGCATTGAATGTTACGGAATATATTATTTGGAAGAACTGGAGAAAATGCAGTCTTACAGCAGAATAAGAGTGTTCTTGCAGTAGCTGTTTTCAAAAAAGACAGGCTCTTCCTCCTGGTAGGCAAATTTTGAGCAGGATACTATTTCACAGTAATATCAAtgctcaggaaagaaaggagctttcattttcaaactaTTCCTCTCCAGGTCAGCCGTGATTTGAGAAAGTGTGTGAATTTGGTGCCAGAATTTTGGAGTCCCTTGGCAAGGGGTGCTGCTGCATCCACCTTCAAAcgggcagagctgtgggagaaGCAGTGCAGGTCTGTGTGCCCACTACCACGAAGgacctccatccctcccagtggCAGGGGCCCAGGAGCATGATAGTCTCCATGTCCATCTCCATGTGGCTTTCCTTTCCAGAACACAAGCACTGGGGGCTGTGTAGAGAGCAACCCGCTCAGATACTGCACCAGGAAGTGTACCAACTGCTGCatttcaaacttctttttcctctaaatcCATGGAAAGGCTAAGTGAGTATGGTGGGACAGAAGCTGTCTTTTTACACACAATTATTTAAATGTGGTGTTGAACAGAGatgttcagtatttttttgtgaCTTCCAAGAGGGAAGGGCTTGTCTTTTCTTGATGTAAGGGGGTGGACAGCTTTTGCATATGAAAAGAACTTCTTGCTTCTACATTTTCTCTCAAGGCTGCCTCTGCTTTTGCTCACAGAGCTCCCTGATCACCCAGTCCTCATCTTTTCAGCAGCTCCAGTCCCTTTATTCCAACAAATGATCTCACCTACTAAACTGGTGTTTAACACATTGGGCATAAGGTACCAAAATCCCTCACCTTGTGGGGTTTCCTCTAGATAAGGAACACAGAAAGCTCAGTATCTTGCAAAACCAGAGCCTGCATGTTCTGAGTTTTCTTCCTGAGACACTAAtcatagaaaataaacaaaatgctCAGGTACAGTGGCTGCAATTTTCCTAGTTCATCTACAGGTAGGAAATTTTTTATGAAGCCCATATCAGTTCCCATTTGTCTCCTGAAGTTCAAGCAAATAATTCAGGATCCAATCTTCCTCTGAATTTGCAAACAAGTTATAGCTTGTTATAGCTGTGAGGATGACCAGCATGTACCTCAGAGGCTTTGTGTGTATATGTCTAAATGGGTGGCTTGGGACTTAGGATAGGCCCTGACTGCCTTTGTCTCACAAAAAGGCAGTGCTTTGGGGCAcgtgtttctctgcttttcttgctaCACTGTGCGTTATGCTATTCCTCAAGTTAGGAATAGGTAGTCTTCATCTTGATAGCTGTTGAAACAGCATGGACCAGAACAGCAAATCTTGGTAATATGTAGGCCAAATCCTGCTCTCAACTGCACAGACTTCTGTGCAAAAATTTAGGAGTTAATGATGCACTAGGGACACTGTGGTATAGATGAAGCTCCATAACAAAGAAGCACTGGCTGAAAAACCACTCTCACAGCCCCCTCATTCCTTTATCTCAGTGTAGGAGATAATTTCAAGTAAGGTCTCTCAGGGATGTGCTATGAGCCTGGCTCTACtggatatttttattactgtccAGTGGGACTGACTAGAGAATACACTTATTTAATTTTGAGATGACTTTCTTGCCAGAAAGGACCGAAAGCACCTGGAGTGAGGGCCCGAGTTAAAAATGATGGGGACTAACAGGGGAAACAGCCAAGAATGAAATTCAGTAATGATGAAGGTGAAATGATGTTTAGGGATGTACAACTATACATGTAGCAGAGGTTCTGCAAAATAAGAACCAGGAGTCACAACAAGTCATGATATAAATACAGGTCACAGATATTCTACTGTGGCAGTTTTCTCCCCATCAGCTTGGTATAAAATGAGGACAAACCATGTTAATCTGTGTGAAGGAGAACTTATGCTAAATACGAAAGGAAATTTTGTAACTGTAAAACTTGTGAAGCACTACTAGTACACAAGGAAGGCCACAGGATCCCTGCCATCATGGATGAGACAAAGACCTGTCAGGGATGGCCACTATGTGCTTCACACTACCCCAGCACCAGCAGTGGGTGAGGTGACCTCCTCAACACTTGCAGTTCTATGCATGTTTAAAGCTGTCCAACATCAGTTGTATCTGCCTTGCGGCTTCTCCAGCAAAGTCCTTCGCTGTGCTCGGGCCAGGCAATGATCCAGAGTTGTGAAGGGTGCACATTGGGAAGATAACAATGCTCATGCTGCTTGCTGTGAGATCCAGGCATGCCACTGACCCCAGCTGCTGCGGCTGAGAGGAGGCTTTGCTGCCAGCAGTGCCCACCTTCAACGCCTGAGCTTTCACAGCATGAAGATGGGCAAGTCAGCACCATTTCGTTGGTCCCACCTCCCCGTCACATTGCTAGGCTTGAAGCTGGTCCTGCCTTATTTTGGCAGCAAAGTGGACTTTATTCTTAAATCCTTATTTGAGGGAAGACACTTTCACCACACAAGAAGGTTGCTAACATTAGCGACCAGCAAGAATAAGGTCTGGAGGgacatgatttttatttattgtggtGCAATTGCTCAAACTTGCTGAATTTCTCCATGTAGAAGTCATGAGACACCCTTTCAGCCACCATGTGCCTGTAAGGTCCTATGTGGactttgcaaaaagaaaaggaaaagaggcagtCTTGTTGCTATATGTCAAGAAGAGGCAAAAGAGCACTGACCAGGcattgagaaaataatttaagaggATTGGATTTTGAAACACTCACGTACACCATGAACAGCCCCCTCTCTGCTAAAACCCAAGATTATTTCAGAAAGTTGCCAAGCAACACAGAGGCTGTATACTGTAAAGACTATATAATCTGGACACttgattctttaaaaatgaaaatgggatCTGAAGGTTGAATCaggaaaacctttctttttgagcctctgtttttcggggtttttttgtccctctgcccctgccTCTCCATGTTCCTTCcctgcttcattttctgtattggGAAGAAGGAACAAATAATGTGGTCAAAGAGACaacaaaaaattacaagaaGAGGCAAAACTAAATGAGGCAGCATTgcagttaaaaaggaaaaaaaagttcagttAGACATTAGCAATACAGTTTATGTTGGAGCATAGATCCAAATAGATTTTGATAAACACAGCCCTTCTCTGCACATTTACATACTCCCTTTTTCCATAAAGAACAAAGGTAGTCTCAGctcactggagagaaaaaggggggaaaagagatGGGTTTAACGGTAcagtttgtgtctttttttttgctctttttagtTCTAGTCTCTGAGGGAGCCAGTGAACAAAAGGCTTCAAAGCAGCTGCCTGGCACTACTATGTAAATGCTGGGGAAATGCATACTCTATGTGTGCAGAGGGGTGGCAGAGACCTGTGCATAGTCCCCACTGTGctgcttcttcatttcttctctgcagactAAGCCCTAGGAGCCTGTTCCTCTATATTCTCCACCACGCTCACTGTTTCCAAGTCACTGCAAATGCCAAGTAATAACTGGGATACTCCTGTCTCTTGAAAAGctagatttttaaaactttgtttttcGTAAATGGGTTGTTGGAAAAGTTGTTAGCCTCTGAAATGCACTTAATCTTCGGACAAATATGCTTAAAATGGTGCACTGTTGTCTAGCAACTTTACTATAAACAGCCCTCCATTTGTCTCCTGTGGGTAATCACTGATTTCTTGGGGATTAAAGCTTAAGTAACACTCCAATCTATCAGCGTACATCAGACCACAATGTATTACAGGAGATTACTCCTCCTAGTACACAGCTTACTTAACTATTTAGAATCACAACAGAAAACTGACTGCTGCAATGATAAGAACATGAGCACTGGCTTGtcaaataattaatattttgagtTATGAAGCAGAATATTTAACTGGCACGCCCAAAAGGATTCCTGTCATTCAGAACAGTGGGGTGGTAGATAAGTATTAAATTAGAAGATCTCATCTAGTCTGAGCCTGAGTTATTTCAAATATATCTTGATAGCTGCAGCCCAATAGCCTATGCATGTTCTGTTGCATTTGCTGCCTCATGCCACAGGTATGGGGTTTTACCTTCCAGTGATGTGCACAACCGTGCCAAAGTGAGATACTACAACTCACTCGTGAGCACAGAGGCTCAGGACTGATTGAACTGTCTCTCTCTACGTGTTGTGAATACAGTTTGCTAGATGCATCTGCTTCCATAGATCACTGTCTGCTTAAGAGACTGAAGACGTGCTATTGCTAAATCACCGCATTTAACACCTTCCCCAGTGAAGGTCCCCTGCGGTATGTACTGTCTTTGGCTGCTGATAGTCTCAGTGTAATGCTGGGTAATGGATGCACCAGTGGCCTGGGGCTGGCCATAAGGAAAGAGCAATTCATAGGCTgaattgaaattaaattaaaaaaaaaaatttaaaaaaaaaatcacaggctCTATATTTAGACTAAATCTCAGCATTTGTGGGATTAGAGTTTCAAACGTTGACCTCCCacactgaaagaaatacagGTCTGTGGGTGGGTAATGCTACGTATCTTATGAAAAACAGGCGTTTAAGTAAAAGAATTATGTTCAAGGCATTTATCTTGAGTTTCACCCTAAGAATTCACGTTTTAAAAAGAACAAGTTTGATATGATCTGAAAAACCAAACTCATGCTGGGGTCCCCCAATTCCCCATCCTCGCCTTGCAATCCTACTTTAATGGTTTGTTCGTGACTTACAAGCAGCGACTAAAATCTCCCCTCGCCCCTGCAACACTCAAACTCTCCAGGCTTTAAATACATGGGATTTTGGGATGCATTAGAAGTAACACACTCAGCCTGTCTAAAACCTGGTGTGTAGGAGTGGGTCAATTGTTCTGACTGTTCCCCATTTTTCCCAGCCCAGCTGAGCCGGAGTGGCTCTTGtagcttctgcagcagcagaccCCTCGGTCTGCAGACTCAGGTGGAGAAAGTATGGGGAAAACAGGAAGCAGCCTCCCTGAAGGGCAAGGCCTCTCCAGGGTCAAGCCAATGTGAGGGTAGCAGTATGCCAGCTTTTGTTTCCAGCTATGCCAAAAGGCATTTGGTGCTTGAGTGCTCAGCAGGTTGGTGGAGCAATGTAAGGGACACCCGAAATGTTGAGTTGAAATCTACTTAGGTATCTGTGTGGGTGACCAGGGAAAGAATCTGTGGATATAAGTGATATCCCGGGGAATTTTGACTTAATTCAAATGCCCACAGGTTGCTCCCCTGTGAAATACCACCATTTCAGAAACCTGTATTTGTAAGTGGGTGTTGGCAATGGGAACGGGCTGATCCTACTTCCCTAACTGTGGGGTGTAGGCTTTAAGTTCTTAGGGTATAGTGGCAGGGAGATTTTGTACCCTGCGTCTTTTCTTAAGTGTTTAAAAGAAGCATCTGTTAGACCCACTGAGGATACAGGTCTCCTCCAGAGGTCTGTCTGCCTTGGGGTGGGAAGAGTTAACACAACTTTCTTTGGGAGGCACTATACAAACAGTGTGATCCCACTGGGGCTTGCTTGCATTTTCAGTTCCTGCCTGCAGAGGATCTTCCTGCTGTTGTGTCCTCCAGCCTCAGATCCCCAGAGCAGTTTCATAAGtatctttgtcttctttcttcctaCTGATGTCTCCTGAAGGGGATGTATCTGATAAAGTTAGCATTTCCTGCATGATACATCACACAATGTTTCAGGTTATACACTGTATGGAGCAACAGTTAGATCCCCTGtatttgtattaaaagaaaCTACAGCATTACCatcttcctccctgctccccctctcttttttttttaattctcttccaAATTAGCTTGAATCCCTCTATCGATATCCATAGACTCCAAGCATGAACACAGTCTTGGTTCTGTTGCATTTAATGATGAAATTCCTGCTGTACTGCATTTTGAATAGCACAAAATTCACTTTTGGATGAAAGAGAACAAACAATTCAAAGCCCACAGGGACTAATGAAAATCTGTCAATTGCTGTCAGACTTGCATCAAACAAtgtaagagaaaataatgtgtATTTGGATAAGACAGGCAAAGTCCCTGAAAATATGATTTGAAAGCAGTGATGTTTCTAGTAGTAGGGGAATTTTCATCACATAATGAAAATCAATGCTTAAAAAGTATTACCCTTGTAAAGGTGACATTATTGACTGGCAACTTTTGAAATGTGGTCATTTTAAAAGCCAACAACCTTGATAATGTCCTTTGGGGATCATTGTTTGTTAATAGTGTACACTAGGAATCAAGCAATCATAGAGAGTGCAATTAAGCACATAATCACAGATATTTTTGACATCTGTCTACTTTGAGTCTCCGtggcaattttttttgcatctccCCCTCTGCAGCCTAGTGTTTTCAATTAATTTATCACGACCATCTGTGTAGTAATTTTTGCTACTCAGCTTGCCTTTCCACATCTGTTTTTTGGCTGATTATTTCATGGCACTTCATCATTTTCACTCATGGCGCTAAAAATACGGAACTAATATTTGCTTAGTTAAGTTGCTGGGTTAAGATAATCAGCAATTAAACAGACCACTACACTTCTGTTACATGACTGTAATGGAGAACAGAGAGGCAAGAAGGAAGCAACAAGTTTTAAGAACGGCATATCAGATTTTCTGGTGCTGCTTACCTCTGATGCACAGAAGTAAAACCATCAGTGGTTTTGTCAGATGCTGCAGTGCACACTCTGAATCCCCAGCTTGCAGGATGTTTAAGAGAGAAGGGGCTATGCCATGGCTGGAAGATTATTTGGTTATTGTCAGTGGAAAATCTCCACAATTATAAGGGCTTTTGAGGACCATGCCTAGCTATAGTCACTGCATCAGGGTTAAGGATGCTCTGAAGTACACAAGGATCAGTGCACATCCAGCCTCTCTGCACTTATTACAGTGTATCAGAAGGAAGAAGCAGTTAAATCTGACTGCACTGAGTGGGCAATGTgtgtagcaaagaaaaaaacaattgtaGATTTTGACTTCCTAGTGCCGTCAAAGTTAAGGGTATAGTTCACCTAGTAGGCAACTCATTCCACCTCCCTACAGTGAAGTAAACATTTTCTATTGCTTCCCCAGAGTCCTTTGAAATGTTTAGCCTGGGGGTTCATCCACAATAAATATTAGGACATGATACGAATCTGAAGTCACTGCTTGTgcctaattttcttttctttctttctttctttctttctttctttctttctttctttctttctttctttctttcttccttccttctttcctttcctttcctttcctttcctttcctttcctttcctttcctttcctttcctttcctttcctttcctttcctttcctttcctttcctttcctttcctttcttctttgcatgagttaatattaatttttagcGATCTTTTTCTACTACTGGCATTGTAGCAACCCACAACTCTGTCTTCTATGGCTTCAGGATCTATAGTTTTAGTAAACCATAGTAACTATCATCTTTTCctaaaagagggaaggagaacaaaaaaaggaacatcAGAGCCTACTCAGATGCAGTAACAAGCTTGTCACTCAGGAGCTTGTATAAGGTGACAGGAGAAAGGCTGTTCACTTCAGCAAGAGCTACCCTTGCAATAACATTACGGTATGTTTATCCAAGACAAAAGTCCTTGATGAAGTACAGACCTCTCTGCAATAGTCCTATCTacaggttttccagagaaaGTCCTGTAATACTGTGTTCTTTGTCCAGCTGTGCCCTGGAACACAACATCCAAGCATCAACCTCTTTTACTTACCCAGGATACGATTTTCTGAGttgatttttctgaactttCTGGATCAGTGGTCTCTGATGGTGTACCTCTTGGGTGAGGTCAAACCCCGCAGAGGTTGAGGTATGAATCCAATCATTAAAGCCTTCACGGTCCCCATGCCCGTGAGCCAGCAATAGCCtgtggagggagaaaggggtAGCCACACAGTGAGGAAGGACAGAAAGGTAGTAGCTGGAAAAGACATGGTAACATCGCCAGTTTTTCCCAAACAAGCCTCGGCTACGAAAAGGCTGAGGACTGCTGCTACAGACTGAAagatctttccctttttttctcacagtgcACTTCTGTGTGTGTGGGCTGACTGGATTTGAAGTAAACAGCAGGAAGAAGGTCTTCCCAGTGAATGAAAAACTGCTTTGCTGAGGGAAAACAACCACTACAGAAATATGACGAATAGCTCTGAAAGTGGCACTTTTCTAAGCAAGGTTTtaagcctgggaaaaaaagcaacattccCTCTGTGAGCCCCATTATATTCATTGACACACTTCACCAAGTTAGCCAAAACCAGCAGGCCAAATATAACCCTGCCATATTATATTTGATTTTTGTCAGTGAGATTATTTGCTTGTGGTTGCTCCCATGCAGAACACAGCAGCAGCGTGATTGCTGCCTATCAAAGAAGTCCAAGTCCACCTTCAGTGCCAGTGTCAGAGGTCTATGACTTTGACACTGAAATATGAAGGATCTGCAGCTAACATCACAGGGACTGCAGCTGCGGTGTTAGTAATGTACCCAAGTGAGTCAGACAGCATcaaataaatcaagaaaaacagcagtCCCAAATGGACAGCACTACAGATTACAATATGGGGAAACCTGATTGTCACGGTGTGTCCTGGAAAATACACTGCCAAATAAAGGTTTACTCCATCTATGTTAACAGAGTGCTGCTACCAAGCAACTGGTAATCTGAGTGCTGACTGATCAGGTAAGTCATATCAGTACAAGGGTGTAAGGTAAGAATCTTTGGTTTCAACTGCTAAATAAGGAATAGGAGAGATGaatgatttttcctttgtgaGGCACATATATCTGTAAAGAAGTGCTCCTGAAGATATTCACCAGTCATCAGTGTCTCTGATTCATGGCAAGGATTTCCCAGGAATTCACTGTATTGGAAATATAACAACTGTTTTATGTGGTACTCTAGTATTTTTAAGGTAGAGTTTGTTCTGCACTAATTGGAGTTGGtgacttttgaaataaattgtaaTGGATGAAAATATAAAGGTCTTTAGCCATGTAAGAcgacttttaattaaaaaggtCAATCCCATGTTGAGCAGAACATACCCATAATGTTATAAACCACTGCAAACTGGGTAGTTTGCTGGGCTGGATCTGAAGCTCAGGACAGGCAAATaatcagagcagaaaatgcttCTAATCTCTTTGTTAGTCTGGTTGTGTTATTTGATCTAATAATAAATAgacattaaaaaaccccaaccttcCTCATCCATTTTAATTTAGACTGCACTGAGCATCTTTTAACCTGTAATTGTTTAGCTGATCTATTTTGAAACGTAGgttcctccttccctctgctttgaTTTATGCATCTACTGTACGGGTTTACATGGCCTGAAACGCCACTGGCTGGGAGAGTACTGCATAAACACCTTGGTGAACGCAAGCCCTAATGCATGAAAGCTTTTCAGCAGGGACTTGGTAGACTTGACACACACTTACATAGGTTCCACAAGTGCTTGAGTGGTGTCACCAgtctgtgtgttttcctgtagAGCTGCGACTCTCTGGTGCAGCTCGACTTCCCTTGAATTTGGTGGGGATTTGGCCATCAACACTGAGGGTGTCTCCATTCATTTCTGCAGTGGGGACAGAGGCAGGGTGGGGAGCCGTGGGCCAACAGAGGTCACTCCCATTTCACCTGGCTGGGCCCACCAGTGTGGCCCCGTCCCACACGAGGTACTTGGTCCTGCTCCCTCACTGCCATGGTCGCCTGTAAACACCTCATCTCCCAGGCAGTCTCCAGGCCagatttcattccttttcctctctcttttcttcttttcctcctttcttacTAAATGCAATCACTTCTCAGGATTTCCAAGATCCACACATCCCTCTCAGCTCCCAGGGCCCAGACACTGTTTTGTAACATGCTTATTTCCCAGATGAAGCACTGCCCTCTGACATTGCCTGTCCTTCACCTTCCTAACAACAcagctctccctcctcctcttcacctCCCCTGCACCTTCCCAGCTCCTGTGCCGACCCCTTGTCCTCCTCTGTCCCTCAAAACCCACTGAAACCTGTgtgacatagaatcatggaatggtttgggctaaAACAAACCGTGAAAgttatctagttccaacccctctgcagtgAAAATGGgcatcttcaaccagatcaggttgctcagagctccatccaacctgaccttgaatgttttcagggataAGGCATCTACAGTCTCTCTGGATAATCAGTTCCGGTATTTCTCtaccctcagcatgaaaaatttcttcctaatatctagtgtCAATgtcttctcttttagtttaaaactattaccccttgtcctattggTATGTGCCctaaaaagcttttccccatctttcctgtaagcCTCTTTAAGTACCAAAAGTCAGTTCTGCAACTGAAGCCCCTGGGACAGCTGTAGCTGCTACTGAAGGCCCTGGTGATAAAGAAATTGAATAGATCCATTTACTGTGCTGTCATTTCTCCGTGCAAATTTAATCTATAGAGGTAAGTcatggctgagggaactgggcttgttttAGTGTggtgaggaggaggctgagaagagaccttattgctctctacaactacctgaaaggaggttgtagtgatgAGGGTGTTGAACAGGTGAtaaggatgagagggaatggcctcaagctgcaccaggggaggttgaggctggacaccaggaaaaaatttttcacagaaagggtcattgggcactggcagaggctgcccagggagggggttggatcaccatccctggaggtatttaaaaggcgggtagacgagggacatagtttagtggcagataggaatggttggacttgatgacctaagaggtcttttccaaccgagtGAcgctatgattttatgaaatttctttactgaaagagaggCGAAGATAAGCAGCAATTAAACAGACAgtaaaaattaatgttaaaaaatgaattaaaaatgaaaattaaaaataaaaaaataaaattaaaaattaaaacagacattaacagaaaataaaaaattctttattaaaagtgttggcacaggctgcccagggcaatgctggagtcgccatccctggagatgttcaaaaccagcgtagatgtggcacttcgggacacTTTAGCgggcacggtggtgttgggctgacagttggactggatgatcttagaggtcttctccagccttaACCAGTCCATGATGCTCCATCCCTTGGAAGAGGCTgggggcgggggtggggggggtgggtgtCGGCCGCCTCTGGTCCAGATGGGCTTGGCGCAGTCGCCATGGCAACGGCGGCGGGGGAGCGGCGGGCGCCGCCCGGCTCGGGGGAAGGGGCGGCGCTGCCCCGGCGGCGGGACGGGAGCGGGGAGCGCGGTAAGGAGGAGGGGGCGCTGCCGGGGGGCTGTGGCCACGGGGAGCCCCTTTCCCCGTCCCTGCCGCTAAGGACGGAGCCGGGATGCGCGGGGCAGGGATGCGAGAGGCAGGGATGCGCGGAGCTGGGGTGTGCGGAGCAGGGATGTGCGGGGTAGGGATGTGCGGGACAGGGATGCGCGGGGCAGGGATGCGCGGGGCAGGGATGCGCCGCGCGGCGGAGAACAAACGCCGTCCCCGCACGGACGGCTTCGGAAAGTCCCATTCGGAGGATTGCGCTCGTTCCTTCCATGTATCAGCTTTGGGCGAAATTGCCGCGAAGTTCTCAGGGTTTGGAGAGCTGTTTGGTCCCGCGGGCTCCTTAGAGCGAGGGGTGCCGGCTCTGAAGGGGAGCTGTGCCTGGCAGGGATGCTGGACCAAGCCCTGACACCTCCAGTGCAGGGCTGTGATCCCAGCTGTTGTGCCTCGTCAGCAGGGCTAATCCGTAGCGCAGTGAGGGTTTAAACTCCGAGGGCTTGACTTGAGCCACGTCCTCTCCTTGGTCCCCTCTCCGCTCCCTCTGGGGCCGCCGGTCCGCACAAGCAGAGGGAGCCCTGCTGCCAAAGGTGAGCCGGGATGGgtgggcagggaaagggggCTCCAACAGCTCCCCAAGGGTGGGCTCTGCAGGGATTAGCACTGGGTAACTGTCCTTATCTAAAGGACAGACGGGCAGGGACGGAAGCATGGTTTATGCTACCGTATGCTTATACCCTTCCTGTTGAAGGTCTCTCAGAATGGCACCAAGTGCCCTCAGCACAGAAGTCCGGTGTGTAGTAACCCCAGCGTGGTACCACCCGCGTCAGTCGGACAGCTTGGGATTTACGGCAGTGAAATGGAGAATAGACTATGCTGTACATCTCTTAATGCTAACAGATTAATTAAAATCTGTATCATGACAGCTCTCGTCACTGCTTATATGTCTGCTCTGTGTGGATGGGCTGTAGGTGGGTCATACAGCTATTGCTGGAAGAAAAGTGTGAGTTTTCCCAGAGCTCTACTAGTTGCTCCCTATGCTGTATGTGATCTCCACAAAGAGAGGCTTAAGTTTTCAAGCTGTAAATTTAGCATTCTTCTTTTGAGtactaattttaaaacaatttgtatttttaagtgacTTCTGTTACGTTGA harbors:
- the LOC128851686 gene encoding uncharacterized protein LOC128851686, producing MYSIVYSPFHCRKSQAVRLTRVVPRWGYYTPDFCAEGTWCHSERPSTGRAQLPFRAGTPRSKEPAGPNSSPNPENFAAISPKADTWKERAQSSEWDFPKPSVRGRRLFSAARRIPAPRIPAPRIPVPHIPTPHIPAPHTPAPRIPASRIPAPRIPAPSLAAGTGKGAPRGHSPPAAPPPPYRAPRSRPAAGAAPPLPPSRAAPAAPPPPLPWRLRQAHLDQRRPTPTPPTPAPSLFQGMEHHGLVKAGEDL